AATCACCTGTTTgctattaatgttaattttatgctAAAGAACACAGCACatcatataatagtaataacgtgtacttatagaatgtatggtagacataatattttataggaacaataatgtacattttatttaatgtattaagcaAGTAGTTGTGTGCAAATTTCCTCACCACCTTAGCTCATTAGACGACATAATTAGATGCCGTTTAAAAACATGGGGTATTACACATggcgcgtttttttttattgtggtaTCCCCGTTAAGGCCTAATCCACACGTACAAATAGAGTATCAATCTTATCCACAGTTTCACCACCAAGACAATTCATGAATAGTTCAaaagattttgtttttatgtgtatCTATATTGCATTGTGtatgtagttttaaaatagattaacgcggtttattataatataataatgatacaaattAACCGCGATCTGATTGCATATAATGCATTTCAACTATAACAGTTTGAACTTTGAACTTTGATTGAACTGTGTGATAGATTTTTAGAGGGTAAAGTTGAAGTAAACATGATATGGTCAAAgtttgttcatttttaatcGGTCTCGTAGCACTTctgattttttggttttttttcaaattttaataatgaacaatGTATGCActatgtattatgtgtatatacattttaaacgtttatcactttattattgtaatatttttgttataatttttgaagttaAACTTCTTTACGCAGGGTAGTGAGGAAAAAAAAAGCGAACGGGCGGCCGTACGAACGCAAACATGGACATGTCGTTGTGCGTAGCCGCGGATTATCGTAGctgtattttgtaaacatggGTTGTGTCATTAAACGACAGTATTTTTGGTTgggttattaaacaaagaatactcaacaataatgttaatgagataaatatttagataaaaacggAATGATCGTCCGAGATGATTTCATACGGTCGTCGGGGCGGCGGTGCGAAGCGTATCAGTAcgtcatatacataatatcacataataataataatattacgtattataatttcttttctttCTTTATTATCCTCATTACCCCATTCTATCCATGCCTTACTTTCTTTTTCACTCACTCAGTGAGTACCGTTCAAAAGAAGTTTAACTTCCCGCGCGCGTACTGGTAACACACACacgagtttttttaaatctttaactTCATAGCcaatgttttcaaataattcaaaatgaacaaaatttttttttttaagtacactatttttatgtatttttaaaatatactataagtttaaatttctaaatgtGAGTATAGTtagaatacaataatgtattatatgtattttacacgTATAAACGTATTCCAAATTTTACTTATCatcatacattaaattttaaggtgTTGATTAGTTTGAAgttgatgtattttttatttgaacgtattttcatttttatacttttctaaaacgtagattttaataatgagcaatgtatacattatgtattatgtatttatgtgtatacattttaaacgtttattaattactttattcttgtaatacttttattataatttttaaaaactttaacttCATAGTATATGGaatgttatagttttttaaaatgaataatattgtatttttttttaagtataggtattattattatatatgtttaatatatacattgtatatacactataagattaaatattcaatgtaaGAATAGTTATTatctaaactatattataatcatccaTACAACCCTAAGATTTTGGATAGTTTAAGACTAAAGAAGTTTTCATTTGAGCATATATtcatttagtataatacatttgttgctgttaagattaaattgacttaaattaattaagaacattattaattcctaCATTTTAGAAAGgggtaaaaataagtattaagtactattttaaattaacttaaattatataaaaaatgtataatacccaaatataaattatttttatctactatacttataaatatttcaatttaagttaaaactcatttgattaattaatactttaaatttaagctataatacacttaaaactaagcttattttaaatcagacagatattaaaaaatgaaaatgatcaCTGACTTAAATTAAACCATATTAACACCATATTaagctaataattattactgctGCATACTTTTACTCCTTATTATTCACAAGTTTTATCGGTAGATAAATCAACCCTCGTCCCCAAATGAAGatcaacaaacataatattatacatagttaaaaattttaaattgttacaacGTTGTCCGTTacacacacataaaaataaataaaacaatacgtatatacctatatattacttaagttAATAGACGCTATttgtgattttgtttttacatattcacgattttttttaaattaaaatatataagaccttaaataactataggtcctaacataacctaacctaaattataggtaattgAATATGAGAGGGTTATGTTAGGTTAAGTATAGGTTAGGATcactattatttagttttaatcgtTAGGGTCCACCAAATTGTATctctgattaaattaattatgtttaaaactatgtatttattattattaatttggttaaaaaaactCACTTTAGTACTAGAACCATTATTTCACAtttgtatagatttatttattatttttataatcattatatttcaaaaactgttaacgttattgaaaatatttttttttttgaaataattattatagttataaaagcacaaaaatatgatatttattgctattttttatcgttaaaaatttatgacttaatgatatttaaaaattgattaacgGAGTAGATTAGAGCCGTAGAAGTATATGTAATGCTAAATGTTGGTTCATAACCCTGCAGCGTatctgaattttaaataagtatctaTAATTACTCATAAATTAAGTACTCGTACGAAATTtgtgtttgttttttgtttataaaaatactccaaataatattatgctttggaatataaaattaaacgtgTATTACGTTTAAGttgtacaaaaatgtaaaaaacttaaataatcataaaaataaaaataataaaaaaataattgtttttttattacttataagttttaattaccaacctataaaaaaaaaaaatattcaaaataattattaataattgttgaaataatgaatagttcatgataaaaatatcaccTGATATATACTtatgcataattaataatattacctatatttacataacatttactttatttacatCTAAGTAtacgaataaaacaaaattatttattttgtaataaagtgCCTACTATGATACATTAAACCTAACCATAAAATCAAACACCAtaaatatacagagtgattattttaataataaatactcatTTTCATTTCAGTATACAAAAATCGAATTTCAAATAAGTAGTTATAAGCAAGTTTATATGAACgaagtaaataagtaatacagGCATAGGTACACAAAATTAGTGGTTTTCCACTACctacttaatttttctaaactttatttataaacatttattataataatttattattaaataactattactcGTTCGAtcgattttttaaacaaatctcagaaaaatattctgctttatgaaattaaaaatgtaggtacgctaccattacaaaaattatgaaatactaatgataaaaatagtaagaCATAAAATTGctttcaaaaactttaatatttttcaagtaaatgtatttatttagcaaaaatataattttgtgtacCTACCATTCTTGTTGAACGTCTATCTACTGCAACCATATATGTGTAGATATCATTTAATcgtatcaatttaattttaaactacaacatgcaataaatgtttatgaatgtctataaaaaataaattatcaagggttatatcatattattaagtacgcAATTATTGTAGATAAGCACCTCTACATCAAAGTTTTCTATTTCTTTAATTCAcgcttaataataatcataaactcACAATAATTAAGCTTGGTACCAGAGATTTGTacgataatttcaaatttatccaTATCAACATtcagtaattattatgatcatctttatattaatttaaatatgtttaaatcaatttaaaattgatttataaaaattatacacaagtagattataatttataaagctaAGCCCACAGGTCACAAagtgtaattaataatcataatacacgctgattacttaaaaatatattgataaaaattattattttttaatttaattattatgaaaaactataatatgcatatacatacccatattaatgtattagtattacctacgtaggtacttactaatagtaggtacattaatATTGAACAACTGCGccaaatatatagattaaaataggtaatctatatctaaataaagaaaattaacattaatgttATTCTATAGTTAAGTCacagtagttttaaaaaaagaacgtAAGATACTAATGaggaaaaaattgaatttattgtaGAGACGATTCCAGGTCTCCAGAAATTTGGTTAGGGGGCCTTAGTTTTAACTTTCCTTATTATTCTTGCCATTtccgtaatttataaattatataacttattgtaTGTGTCTATGATAgctaatagtatttttttttaacaatatataacattttataaatacaggcTTGGGGCGTGGCCCCTAGGAACCCCCAGGAGCTTAAGATAGAaactattttctataaaattataaatatattaattaatatgtttatattaagttacaACTACCTACTACTTACGTTTTACAAATTAAGTAAGtacttactaaatatattttagagattaggtacctatttccTGTGTAAAATTTGGAATAATTTAGAGGGCTGTATCCGAATTGGTTCCCATACCTGAAAATTGACATCCGAGAATTGGTTCCCGACAAATACTTTCGAAGatgcaaaattaataatttttaagtataatttgaatataatataatatacctaataggtatcataatataattttcttgtaTGCTATAACTAACCAATTGCACACTTATGTCCAAATAATGACTTGCTATTTTGCTTATGCatgataatttcattattttgttatgcaTTGCTTTTTCAACTTAGGTTAAAAACTTGGTTGCGGTCGACTATGGGACAAGATCTTTTAGTTGGATTGGCTTTACTAAATATTCATAGAGATAGACACAGGGACATTCAAATAGATGAGATCATTGATATATTTGCAGccacgaaaaaaaatagactatattatattcaaattcaaattcttGAGCAATAAATAAGgtgatttttattgtgttgaatttattttggatTATAACTCAACAAATTTGAACCTGTGTCTAAAACCctaaccaaataaaaaaaaataaactattatattcaaatttttttatattttaatagctgggagatttttgtattttgccCACACCCTCCTATCCCCATGAAAAATTAGGTATCTCAAATACGTCACTGTGTCGCACATAAGTGACTTACTGAGTGACCGAGTATCCGAGTCCATACTTTTACGAAAtgttaagaatttttattgaaagtcAAAAAGTATAAGAccataaagaataaaaataaagtgttaaattgaaaaatttaatttttttataccgtAATTGTCTCCGTTAGTAGTTCTAAATGTTCTATTACTTCTGAATTTCTGATTCACGCTTTGTTGTTGGTATGAAGTTCTTTAGGCAATTGCGGTGACATATCTTACTACAATCtgggtatttataattttttttgaatatttttattttcatgcaatacaaacattttcttatacgaaaaaagttaattttcttcacaaaattatggtttatttacatttttttaaagactatACGCACAAATTCTATGTAGGTTCaatcaatgaataatattagaaaactttcttataatataatattcactgaATGCTTGTGCTAATAGTTTCACACAATTAACAAATAGGTAACgcaattaattattcttaaatcagcctaataaaattttatttttcaaaaagattgttttattaaatagatattccGAACtactataattgttttaattattttccttaactttataaatgcatggatgtaatataatttactgatGTAGTCAGTGCAGCAACGCTGGAGATGCTAGGTGTGCAAAAATCCCCCGGAccccaaattaatttataataataggccAGTGGCCGAACTATTTGGaacttttttctaattataatggttacaatttattatataactcatcagaatgaaaattttttagattatagtAGGagcattattattgattattgaataatgttaatatcgctaataattacaattctgtgtatttataaattaaattatttatttataatctaaaaatagaacgatttgtataaaattaacgtAGGTCTAATAGTTTACCGTACCGCATTATCCGCTACACACGTttcatataagtattaaaaaaaggtaattttttaaGCATGCTAACTCCATTTTTaggcttaaaatattttctcacTCAGACAGTCAGGCCTCACATGCAACAgataaatacctacttttacctaaaattattatgatttaagtagtctttatattttattgttatttgattttatattcaactttaataaaaataaaaatgtaaattttcaataatgtttaaattgtttgagaTAATATGAAGACAAATCGATGTCATACcctcaaataaatttttttcttttgtttttgtagATGATTTCACTCTAAGATTAGGTAGGTACccaaaagcaaaaaaaaaaaaaatgattctgcaTAAATGCGTTTTGTCTATGTTATACATGGGCcagagagagaaaacaaacagtGCACTGACATCAATTCATTGGATACTAACacagtaaaacaataaaataaaaatagtaatattaggtatattctaaaaattaatttctatattcaataaatcaaatttgaatCTAACTTTCCTTTAATAGGTTTTGACGAATTGAAACTTTCACCAGCaccatagaaaaaatattatataatatacatggtaTATACAAAATGAGTCGATGatggtgtataaataataaagtattgacttataatgggaatatttatatatttagttagatATGTTGCTGACTAGCAGCAGGCAGATAGTAATCtataaatacaagtattaactatcaaatcaaatatttattatattttatacaaatattttttacttcctattttgctatattttaagttattgttttctattatattaaatattaaaataaataatatttgaatattcatatattatcataaaacataataaaatcataaatgctAACTTGCCGACTACTAtgtcaaaataacaaatttgtcGACTAAAATTAATCAGGTATCTTAATTTGTGGGGGGTAACACCTCTCACTAAATCCAGACCTGTATCcacactatttataaatagtaaatggaTACActccatataaataaaaatactaactaAAATACCTttgattaaacaataatatgtcaaaatgcactttttattgaaataatagtaaaaagtaaataatatttgttaatgaaaatgaatgcatttaatactttacattatcattatggacattaaatattactaacttATTAAGTTTTAGTTAGTATGCTGTTTTAATTTCAGTCTTATACCGCAcacaataaagaaataaatttgttttacacatattaagaataaaagtaatacaatgatatttaaCCAGTATTCAGAGTTTATTTAGCCAGAACAACCTCTACATCCACAATGCACACATTCCACAATTCGAccctgaaaaatataatacttatgtaaataccttatatatttattttaaaagttatatttgaatatgttaaattattaagcaatTACTTCTTCTAATTTAGATTTTGGGACTCTGCATATACAGCTAGTACCAAAATTTGTATCCCTTGTTTGAATACAACGAAGACAACATAAGTTTTCATAACCTTGTTTTTTCCATTTtgcaattaaattttgatccgCAATTTTTTCTTGCAGGCAGAAATCGTacaattctataataaaaaagaagctgataataatttaaagtatgctttaattattttatatcaaaatattaactataaaattgtatacagtaataaatacaagcaaacttgatttttaattattattgttatgaaataaaatataattaaatacttaattatttgttcaagCAACAATGTTAGTCAAaactagatattatatattgacccaagtaatataatataatatataatcttctaacttaaaattgtgtaacaattttttcttaCTAAATAGCAATAGCGTAGAACTATGTTaagtgatttaatttaaaacccaacttaaaattgatacttttttctaaaaaaattagaaaatgtttagtacatgtttacatatatatatttaacaaaatatatagcattaaaacttcaattaaaatgataaatttgccaatttaaaacattttaatctatttactttatattttttcttgcaATATGGatttgaaatacattaaataacatttgtacctataacctataatgtaatataaacaaaccTCTAGAAATAGCTTTACGTCTATGaaacaaatcataaatatatcttgATTTCTGGTtatgaattttgaaaattggcCACAGTGCTTCAACTTTACGTTTTCCTTCGTGAGATTCAGTTTCAGCTAAAAAAtcacataatgtaatattagtatatcatttttagaaatatactaaaaaaactattactaaaaacaattaattattatttgaaatcaatATTAGCTatggagaaaaaaattgtataatttaatttttttattaattaactgttatttaaaaaaaaatatattaactgtttataaaaataaggaaattttttgattatatgcAAGTTTAACAAGATAGGTGCAATTATCAGTTTTTAACAGACAAATCAATCATAGCGCTTTTATCAGTTATGGATGGCACATAGGTTTTTAAACAGTATGGTTTTCAGATATAGCTGACATTAGttctgtttaattaaatttactctgAAATGGTAATACACTgtgatagtttttatttttatatatgcatatgctacaatagaaaattattttatttcagtccaacaaaataaaaatatattttgtgatatttctaatatgtcaccattaattttttgacGGTACTTTCACTGCACctgacaatttattttggatttaGTGGACtggtgaatatttattaaaaagttaaggtAAAGGTATAGTATCTAGCAACtgtctatattattgtaaagttctaaatatagaatttaaaataaaataaaaacatgaattatCAATGTTAATGattgatcaaataaaaaataataaaataatttattaaatgcaaGATAAATCTGAGTTTTATACTGATGAACAAATCCATATATATTGGACGTACACATACAAACACAACCATGCAAGTTACCcatacttatacaaataaaatgtttttgtactaaataatattttactcataTAATCAAATGAACTGTgagtaaatcatttttactttGCACACTTATACTAATTTCACCTAAGCCAAAATTTGGGGAATTGGTTaacttactatttattattctgttgaatcagttaaaaatgtattatgcatCAGACACAAAACTCTGAGCACGCCAATGAAccttattcattaattttataacgattaaaaaaaatttcctcTGACATAGTAGTATTTTAATGGGTCTATATGGAATATAATGATGGACGATGTCGCAATAGAAACTTAACAACCAAGTATTCTTTGGGAAACAAATAGTTCTTCGAACCTACCTTCTCTCATTTTCTGTTCCAATTCTTCTAGCGTAGGTTCTATAAGTTCCCACCCATCCGGGGGAGGTTTACGACTTCTGCGAACTTTTGGCATACGAAGTGGCTATTAACACGTCCTAAATAAATTCGTGCACTACACAGAACTTTTAACACTAGACACAGTAGACACTAGACagttagtaattagtaattacaaattattaaacaacatcaatacaaatatataattatgaattaatgcTACACGGCACACGCCGATTTCCTTAaggtttaaagttaaatagtaaatacctatcaattgataataaatgaaaatgttttccGGTTTTTCAAttcagataataaaaaaaatgttcaaatgcaAGGATCCAACCAATAGTCCAGTGTAGCCAGACCGTGTTTGAACGTTGTATAACGTTTCGATTGATAAAGAAATTCTCTTATTAGAAAAACGGGGGAACTAGGAAGTAATAAGCGGGCATGTGTACATGTGACCAACTACTACGCGACTTCTACTACTACAGaattgtttgaataaaaaatattttacctactCGACAACAGCTGCTGTACAGCCACGACTCATGAaccgttaaaattttaaaatagaaatagtaGTTTGAAACTcggaaaattatgtaatttttctgaaatctTAGCGGTTGCCGAGTAACGAGTGTCAAGATAAATTGGATGAGTTGTAATTGATGAAAAATGATTTCAggctattatataaaatggtaatatttaaatattttacatagtaatAGTGTAAAAAAGCCAATGAAaccaattaataatgtattatatattgtatgtatttaa
This sequence is a window from Rhopalosiphum maidis isolate BTI-1 chromosome 1, ASM367621v3, whole genome shotgun sequence. Protein-coding genes within it:
- the LOC113548611 gene encoding protein BUD31 homolog — encoded protein: MPKVRRSRKPPPDGWELIEPTLEELEQKMREAETESHEGKRKVEALWPIFKIHNQKSRYIYDLFHRRKAISRELYDFCLQEKIADQNLIAKWKKQGYENLCCLRCIQTRDTNFGTSCICRVPKSKLEEGRIVECVHCGCRGCSG